From Acropora muricata isolate sample 2 chromosome 14, ASM3666990v1, whole genome shotgun sequence, one genomic window encodes:
- the LOC136898373 gene encoding uncharacterized protein — MALVFRVPSYHPTCSPSTRVVPRLRFFDDDDLWRDIALALAQDDRPAFWGRKQSSQGRFKIATIPLNQYKPEEISLDVDPEKITLHGLHRSENENGFENSEFKKVIKMPEGIDPTSVTSTPSEDGRDLLLTGIKRVQENKKEEDKNFAVKLNFGGYKPNEIKVQLRGQEPTVTGKQRSEEDGLQWSRDFHRRILLPDDVDLSSVSSRLSKEGLLTIEAPRDAAFLPSERSLDVTMEEVASQTEDEAKSSSNGGEDQNQ; from the exons ATGGCTCTCGTTTTCAGAGTTCCAAGCTATCATCCAACCTG CAGTCCTTCTACTCGAGTTGTACCGAGACTTCGCTTTttcgatgatgatgatttgtGGAGAGATATTGCTTTGGCACTTGCACAGGACGACCGTCCCGCGTTCTGGGGTCGCAAGCAGTCCTCCCAAGGTCGATTCAAGATTGCCACAATTCCACTGAACCAGTACAAACCTGAAGAGATTTCACTGGATGTTGACCCCGAAAAGATCACCTTACATGGCCTGCATCGATCAGagaatgaaaacggatttgaaaaTAGCGAGTTCAAGAAAGTGATCAAGATGCCAGAAGGGATCGATCCGACATCAGTGACGTCAACACCGAGTGAAGATGGAAGAGATTTGCTACTCACGGGAATCAAAcgagtgcaagaaaacaagaaagaggAGGACAAAAATTTTGCGGTCAAGTTGAACTTTGGTGGATATAAACCTAATGAAATCAAAGTCCAACTTCGCGGTCAAGAGCCGACAGTGACTGGAAAACAACGCTCAGAGGAGGACGGCTTGCAATGGTCACGTGATTTCCATCGGCGGATTCTTCTTCCTGACGACGTAGATCTCAGCTCAGTGAGCTCACGGCTGTCCAAAGAAGGCTTGCTAACCATCGAAGCACCTCGTGATGCAGCTTTTTTGCCGAGCGAAAGAAGTTTGGACGTCACCATGGAAGAGGTCGCGTCTCAAACTGAAGATGAAGCAAAATCGTCAAGTAATGGAGGTGAAGATCAAAATCAATAG
- the LOC136898374 gene encoding uncharacterized protein: MALVFRVPSYHPTCNPSTRVVPRLRFFDDDDLWRDIALALAQDDRPAFWGRKQSSQGRFKIATIPLNQYKPEEISLDVDPEKITLHGLHRSENENGFENSEFKKVIKMPDGIDPTSVTSTPSEDGRDLLLTGIKRVQENKKEEDKNFAVKLNLSGYKPDEIKVQLRGQELTVTGKQRSEEDGLQWSRDFHRRILLPDDVDLSSVSSRLSKEGLLTIEAPRDAAFLPSERSLDVTMEEVASQTEDEAKSSSNGGEDQNQ, from the exons ATGGCTCTCGTTTTCAGAGTTCCAAGCTATCATCCAACCTG CAATCCCTCTACTCGAGTTGTACCGAGACTTCGCTTTttcgatgatgatgatttgtGGAGAGATATTGCTTTGGCACTTGCACAGGACGACCGTCCCGCGTTCTGGGGTCGCAAGCAGTCCTCCCAAGGTCGATTCAAGATTGCCACAATTCCACTGAACCAGTACAAACCTGAAGAGATTTCACTGGATGTTGACCCCGAAAAGATCACCTTACATGGCCTGCATCGATCAGagaatgaaaacggatttgaaaaTAGCGAGTTCAAGAAAGTGATCAAGATGCCAGACGGGATCGATCCGACATCAGTGACGTCAACACCGAGTGAAGATGGAAGAGATTTGCTACTCACGGGAATCAAAcgagtgcaagaaaacaagaaagaggAGGACAAAAATTTTGCGGTCAAGTTGAACCTTAGCGGATATAAACCTGATGAAATCAAAGTCCAACTTCGCGGTCAAGAGCTGACAGTGACTGGAAAACAACGCTCAGAGGAGGACGGCTTGCAATGGTCACGTGATTTCCATCGGCGGATTCTTCTTCCTGACGACGTAGATCTCAGCTCAGTGAGCTCACGGCTGTCCAAAGAAGGCTTGCTAACCATCGAAGCACCTCGTGATGCAGCTTTTTTGCCGAGCGAAAGAAGTTTGGACGTCACCATGGAAGAGGTCGCGTCTCAAACTGAAGATGAAGCAAAATCGTCAAGTAATGGAGGTGAAGATCAAAATCAATAG
- the LOC136898375 gene encoding uncharacterized protein: protein MALVFRVPSYHPTCNPSTRVVPRLRFFDDDDLWRDIALALAQDDRPAFWGRKQSSQGRFKIATIPLNQYKPEEISLDVDPEKITLHGLHRSENENGFENSEFKKVIKMPEGIDPTSVTSTPSEDGRDLLLTGIKRVQENKKEEDKNFAVKLNLSGYKPDEIKVQLRGQELTVTGKQRSEEDGLQWSRDFHRRILLPDDVDLSSVSSRLSKEGLLTIEAPRDAAFLPSERSLDVTMEEVASQTEDEAKSSSNGGEDQNQ from the exons ATGGCTCTCGTTTTCAGAGTTCCAAGCTATCATCCAACCTG CAATCCCTCTACTCGAGTTGTACCGAGACTTCGCTTTttcgatgatgatgatttgtGGAGAGATATTGCTTTGGCACTTGCACAGGACGACCGTCCCGCGTTCTGGGGTCGCAAGCAGTCCTCCCAAGGTCGATTCAAGATTGCCACAATTCCACTGAACCAGTACAAACCTGAAGAGATTTCACTGGATGTTGACCCCGAAAAGATCACCTTACATGGCCTGCATCGATCAGagaatgaaaacggatttgaaaaTAGCGAGTTCAAGAAAGTGATCAAGATGCCAGAAGGGATCGATCCGACATCAGTGACGTCAACACCGAGTGAAGATGGAAGAGATTTGCTACTCACGGGAATCAAAcgagtgcaagaaaacaagaaagaggAGGACAAAAATTTTGCGGTCAAGTTGAACCTTAGCGGATATAAACCTGATGAAATCAAAGTCCAACTTCGCGGTCAAGAGCTGACAGTGACTGGAAAACAACGCTCAGAGGAGGACGGCTTGCAATGGTCACGTGATTTCCATCGGCGGATTCTTCTTCCTGACGACGTAGATCTCAGCTCAGTGAGCTCACGGCTGTCCAAAGAAGGCTTGCTAACCATCGAAGCACCTCGTGATGCAGCTTTTTTGCCGAGCGAAAGAAGTTTGGACGTCACCATGGAAGAGGTCGCGTCTCAAACTGAAGATGAAGCAAAATCGTCAAGTAATGGAGGTGAAGATCAAAATCAATAG
- the LOC136898377 gene encoding uncharacterized protein produces MALVFRVPSYHPTCSPSTRVVPRLRFFDDDDLWRDIALALAQDDRPAFWGRKQSSQGRFKIATIPLNQYKPEEISLDVDPEKITLHGLHRSENENGFENSEFKKVIKMPEGIDPTSVTSTPSEDGRDLLLTGIKRVQENKKEEDKNFAVKLNLSGYKPDEIKVQLRGQELTVTGKQRSEEDGLQWSRDFHRRILLPDDVDLSSVSSRLSKEGLLTIEAPRDAAFLPSERSLDVTMEEVASQTEDEAKSSSNGGEDQNQ; encoded by the exons aTGGCTCTCGTTTTCAGAGTTCCAAGCTATCATCCAACCTG CAGTCCCTCTACTCGAGTTGTACCGAGACTTCGCttttttgatgatgatgatttgtgGAGAGATATTGCTTTGGCACTTGCACAGGACGACCGTCCCGCGTTCTGGGGTCGCAAGCAGTCCTCCCAAGGTCGATTCAAGATTGCCACAATTCCACTGAACCAGTACAAACCTGAAGAGATTTCACTGGATGTTGACCCCGAAAAGATCACCTTACATGGGCTGCATCGATCAGagaatgaaaacggatttgaaaaTAGCGAGTTCAAGAAAGTGATCAAGATGCCAGAAGGGATCGATCCGACATCAGTGACGTCAACACCGAGTGAAGATGGAAGAGATTTGCTACTCACGGGAATCAAAcgagtgcaagaaaacaagaaagaggAGGACAAAAATTTTGCGGTCAAGTTGAACCTTAGTGGATATAAACCTGATGAAATCAAAGTGCAACTTCGCGGTCAAGAGCTGACAGTGACTGGAAAACAACGCTCAGAGGAGGACGGCTTGCAATGGTCACGTGATTTCCATCGGCGGATTCTTCTTCCTGACGACGTAGATCTCAGCTCAGTGAGCTCACGGTTGTCCAAAGAAGGCTTGCTAACCATCGAAGCACCTCGTGATGCAGCTTTTTTGCCGAGCGAAAGAAGTTTGGACGTCACCATGGAAGAGGTCGCGTCTCAAACTGAAGATGAAGCAAAATCGTCAAGTAATGGAGGTGAAGATCAAAATCAATAG
- the LOC136899138 gene encoding uncharacterized protein, whose product MALVFRVPSYHPTCSPSTRVVPRLRFFDDDDLWRDIALALAQDDRPAFWGRKQSSQGRFKIATIPLNQYKPEEISLDVDPEKITLHGLHRSENENGFENSEFKKVIKMPEGIDPTSVTSTPSEDGRDLLLTGIKRVQENKKDEDKSFAVKLNLSGYKPDEIKVQLRGQELTVTGKQRSEESALQWSRDFHRRILLPDDVDLSSVSSRLSKEGLLTIEAPRDAAFLPSARSLDVTMEEVASQIEDEAKASSNGGEDQNQ is encoded by the exons aTGGCTCTCGTTTTCAGAGTTCCAAGCTATCATCCAACCTG CAGTCCCTCTACTCGAGTTGTACCGAGACTTCGCTTTttcgatgatgatgatttgtGGAGAGATATTGCTTTGGCACTTGCACAGGACGACCGTCCCGCGTTCTGGGGTCGCAAGCAGTCCTCCCAAGGTCGATTCAAGATTGCCACAATTCCACTGAACCAGTACAAACCTGAAGAGATTTCACTGGATGTTGACCCCGAAAAGATCACCTTACATGGGCTGCATCGATCAGagaatgaaaacggatttgaaaaTAGCGAGTTCAAGAAAGTGATCAAGATGCCAGAAGGGATCGATCCGACATCAGTGACGTCAACACCGAGTGAAGATGGAAGAGATTTGCTACTCACTGGAATCAAGcgagtgcaagaaaacaagaaagacgAGGACAAAAGCTTTGCAGTCAAGTTGAACCTTAGTGGATATAAACCTGATGAAATCAAAGTGCAACTTCGCGGTCAAGAGCTGACAGTGACTGGAAAACAACGCTCAGAGGAGAGCGCCTTGCAATGGTCACGTGATTTCCATCGGCGCATTCTTCTTCCTGACGACGTAGATCTCAGCTCAGTGAGCTCACGGCTGTCCAAAGAAGGCTTGCTAACCATCGAAGCACCTCGTGATGCAGCTTTTTTGCCGAGCGCAAGAAGTTTGGACGTCACAATGGAAGAGGTCGCGTCTCAAATTGAAGATGAAGCAAAAGCGTCAAGTAATGGAGGAGAAGATCAAAATCAATAG
- the LOC136899139 gene encoding uncharacterized protein has product MEEICYSQESNECKKTRKRRTKIFAVKLNLSGYKPDEIKVQLRGQELTVTGKQRSEEDGLQWSRDFHRRILLPDDVDLSSVSSRLSKEGLLTIEAPRDAAFLPRKEVWTSPWKRSRLKLKMKQNRQVMERFVLICSSPSTRVVPRLRFFDDDDLWRDIALALAQDDRPAFWGRKQSSQGRFKIATIPLNQYKPEEISLDVDPEKITLHGLHRSENENGFENSEFKKVIKMPEGIDPTSVTSTPSEDGRDLLLTGIKRVQENKKEEDKNFAVKLNLSGYKPDEIKVQLRGQELTVTGKQRSEEDGLQWSRDFHRRILLPDDVDLSSVSSRLSKEGLLTIEAPRDAVFLPRERSLDVTMEEVASQTEDEAKSSSNGGEDQNQ; this is encoded by the exons ATGGAAGAGATTTGCTACTCACAGGAATCAAAcgagtgcaagaaaacaagaaagaggAGGACAAAAATTTTTGCGGTCAAGTTGAACCTTAGTGGATATAAACCTGATGAAATCAAAGTCCAACTTCGCGGTCAAGAGCTGACAGTGACTGGAAAACAACGCTCAGAGGAGGACGGCTTGCAATGGTCACGTGATTTCCATCGGCGGATTCTTCTTCCTGACGACGTAGATCTCAGCTCAGTGAGCTCACGGCTGTCCAAAGAAGGCTTGCTAACCATCGAAGCACCCCGTGATGCAGCTTTTTTGCCGAGGAAAGAAGTTTGGACGTCACCATGGAAGAGGTCGCGTCTCAAACTGAAGATGAAGCAAAATCGTCAAGTAATGGAG CGTTTTGTTTTAATCTGCAGCAGTCCCTCTACTCGAGTTGTACCGAGACTTCGCTTTttcgatgatgatgatttgtGGAGAGATATTGCTTTGGCACTTGCACAGGACGACCGTCCCGCGTTCTGGGGTCGCAAGCAGTCCTCCCAAGGTCGATTCAAGATTGCCACAATTCCACTGAACCAGTACAAACCTGAAGAGATTTCACTGGATGTTGACCCCGAAAAGATCACCTTACATGGCCTGCATCGATCAGagaatgaaaacggatttgaaaaTAGCGAGTTCAAGAAAGTGATCAAGATGCCAGAAGGGATCGATCCGACATCAGTGACGTCAACACCGAGTGAAGATGGAAGAGATTTGCTACTCACAGGAATCAAAcgagtgcaagaaaacaagaaagaggAGGACAAAAATTTTGCGGTCAAGTTGAACCTTAGTGGATATAAACCTGATGAAATCAAAGTCCAACTTCGCGGTCAAGAGCTGACAGTGACTGGAAAACAACGCTCAGAGGAGGACGGCTTGCAATGGTCACGTGATTTCCATCGGCGGATTCTTCTTCCTGACGACGTAGATCTCAGCTCAGTGAGCTCACGGCTGTCCAAAGAAGGCTTGCTAACCATCGAAGCACCTCGTGATGCAGTTTTTTTGCCGAGGGAAAGAAGTTTGGACGTCACCATGGAAGAGGTCGCGTCTCAAACTGAAGATGAAGCAAAATCGTCAAGTAATGGAGGTGAAGATCAAAATCAATAG